The proteins below are encoded in one region of Juglans microcarpa x Juglans regia isolate MS1-56 chromosome 4D, Jm3101_v1.0, whole genome shotgun sequence:
- the LOC121259805 gene encoding 5'-adenylylsulfate reductase-like 4, whose translation MGMGGLGTGIVVALLLWVRFTCAAEPSRASSSSTLCPVESASDSILGFRLWNCPLHGDSGSPGLVAVTVGDEVSLQRALNMVHTKGHQYVAVLFYASWCPFSRTFWPSFSILSSLYPSIPHFAIEESTVRPSILSKYGVHGFPTLFLLNSTMRVRYLGSRTLSSLAAFYGDMTGIKTASLDQISIENVGCLSNHEKHDNTEQESCPFSWARSPEKLLRQETYLALATTFVLLRLLYFSFPTVLLCARYAWRRHIRNVRLGGLWEHPLAYLRRAIQLFNSLKEPCKRSNLQEGAMNAGAWASKSLATVSIGDAGNSRGLPGGECQ comes from the exons ATGGGGATGGGGGGTTTGGGAACGGGGATCGTCGTGGCGTTGCTGCTTTGGGTGAGGTTTACTTGCGCTGCCGAACCGTCGAGGGCTTCGTCTTCGAGCACCCTTTGTCCCGTGGAGTCCGCTTCCGATTCGATCTTAGGGTTCCGGCTTTGGAATTGTCCTTTACACGGTGATTCTGGATCCCCTGGTCTTGTTGCAGTTACCGTG GGAGATGAGGTTTCACTTCAAAGGGCATTAAATATGGTTCACACAAAGGGTCATCAATACGTGGCTGTGCTCTTCTATGCATCTTGGTGCCCGTTCTCCAGGACTTTCTGGCCAAGCTTTTCCATCCTGTCTTCTTTGTATCCCTCCATCCCTCATTTTGCAATTGAAGAATCAACCGTCAGGCCTAG CATACTTTCAAAGTATGGAGTTCATGGGTTTCCTACCCTTTTCCTTTTGAACTCCACAATGCGTGTCCGTTATCTTGGCTCCCGGACCCTCAGTTCTCTTGCTGCTTTCTATGGTGATATGACTG GCATTAAGACTGCATCCTTGGATCAAATATCCATAGAAAATGTTGGATGTCTGTCAAATCATGAGAAGCACGATAACACTGAGCAGGAAAGTTGTCCATTCTCGTGGGCAAGATCACCAGAGAAATTGCTTCGGCAGGAGACATATTTGGCTTTGGCCACCACATTTGTGCTTCTGAGATTGCTATATTTCTCTTTTCCTACTGTACTTCTTTGTGCTCGGTATGCTTGGAGAAGGCACATTCGAAATGTAAGATTAGGGGGTTTGTGGGAGCATCCTCTGGCCTATCTGAGGCGAGCAATACAGTTATTCAATTCTCTAAAGGAGCCTTGCAAGAGAAGCAATTTACAGGAAGGGGCAATGAATGCCGGGGCCTGGGCTTCGAAGTCCCTAGCCACAGTCTCTATTGGGGATGCAGGTAACAGCCGGGGTTTGCCTGGAGGTGAATGTCAATGA